One stretch of Armigeres subalbatus isolate Guangzhou_Male chromosome 2, GZ_Asu_2, whole genome shotgun sequence DNA includes these proteins:
- the LOC134216101 gene encoding cyclin-K, whose protein sequence is MPNWYYEKKDLRNTPSIRDGIDFETERRYRKEGARFIMQTGTSMGLGHNTVATGVVYFHRFYMFHSFKTFPRYVTACCCLFLAGKVEETPKKCKDIIKTARSMLTDQKFASFGDDPKEEVMTLERILLQTIKFDLQVEHPYSFLVKYAKCLRGDSAKLQKMVQMAWNFVNDSLSTTVSLQWEPEIIAVALIYLASKLSKFTVADWTGKQPEHLKWWDMFVQDVTMEILEDICHQVLDLYQQPNPESPPDSPPQLPPSKSSPPMKRANISPVSGKSSPNISNPPPKTSVPPPTVEIEANPIPKHITTDNSSHGGSYGTFPIYPLHQGPPPTQPPPYNSTVPPPSGPIPPQPWQHYQHPHSNSGYYPPSGPTGGGRNNYYPPQ, encoded by the exons ATGCCAAACTGGTATTACGAGAAAAAGGACCTCCGGAATACGCCTTCTATCCGAGATGGGATTGACTTCGAGACGGAGCGACGCTATCGGAAGGAGGGTGCCCGTTTCATTATGCAAACCGGGACATCAATGGGCTTGGGCCACAACACGGTGGCAACCGGCGTTGTCtattttcatcgattttatatGTTCCATTCCTTCAAGACCTTCCCTCGGTATGTGACCGCTTGTTGCTGCCTATTTCTGGCCGGTAAGGTGGAGGAGACTCCGAAGAAGTGCAAGGATATCATCAAAACTGCACGATCTATGCTGACCGATCAGAAGTTTGCATCCTTTGGAGATGATCCCAAGGAGGAAGTTATGACCCTGGAGCGGATACTGTTGCAAACGATCAAGTTTGACCTGCAGGTAGAGCATCCGTATTCCTTCCTGGTCAAGTACGCCAAATGCTTGAGAGGCGACAGCGCGAAGCTTCAGAAGATGGTTCAGATGGCTTGGAATTTTGTGAATGATTCTCTTAGTACAACCGTTTCGCTGCAGTGGGAACCGGAAATTATCGCCGTGGCGTTAATCTACCTCGCCAGCAAATTGAGCAAATTTACTGTAGCCGATTGGACCGGGAAGCAGCCTGAACATCTGAAGTGGTGGGACATGTTCGTgcaggacgtaacaatggaaaTACTGGAGGACATTTGTCATCAGGTGCTGGATCTATACCAGCAGCCAAATCCCGAATCACCTCCAGATAGTCCGCCGCAGTTGCCTCCGAGCAAAtcatcaccaccgatgaaaCGCGCCAACATTTCGCCGGTATCGGGAAAAAGCTCGCCAAATATCAGTAATCCCCCACCGAAG ACATCGGTTCCTCCACCAACTGTTGAAATAGAAGCGAATCCCATACCAAAACACATCACCACGGATAATTCTTCTCACGGTGGGAGTTACGGCACCTTTCCCATCTATCCTTTGCATCAAGGGCCGCCACCAACGCAACCACCGCCCTACAACTCTACGGTACCTCCTCCTTCGGGGCCGATTCCCCCTCAACCCTGGCAGCATTACCAACATCCGCACTCAAACAGTGGATACTATCCACCGTCCGGTCCAACCGGGGGCGGTCGAAACAACTACTATCCGCCACAGTAA